Proteins encoded within one genomic window of Mya arenaria isolate MELC-2E11 chromosome 13, ASM2691426v1:
- the LOC128213134 gene encoding uroporphyrinogen decarboxylase-like, translating to MSTTATLTQTEAFPPLKNDLILRAARGQPTERVPVWLMRQAGRYLPEYGEFKLKHNVGFFDMVKTPSMACEITLQPLRRFNLDAAIIFSDILVIPQVLGMGVDVVEGKGVIFDFLLQTPDDLDKLHQDADVVRDLSYVMDAITMTRHALNGQCPLFGFSGAPWTLMKFMIDGGSHSPLPKARKWLVTYPDASRKLLQLLCEKVVDYLVAQVKAGAQILQVFESCAGELGPDHFAEFSLPYLKDIAYRTKEKLCETGFEPVPMVVFAKDAHFAIDDLSNSGYDVVSLDWTINPTHARRIAGKHVTLQGNLNPCLLYAKEGELKSAVKTMLQRFGTQRYIANLGHGVHKDVNPDNVETFVNAVHMFSEDINATS from the exons ATGTCAACAACAGCCACATTGACACAGACAGag GCTTTCCCTCCATTGAAGAATGACCTCATTCTTCGTGCTGCAAGAGGACAGCCAACTGAACGTGTGCCTGTGTGGTTGATGCGGCAGGCTGGCAGGTACCTCCCAG agTATGGTGAATTTAAACTGAAGCATAATGTTGGCTTCTTTGACATGGTGAAAACTCCCAGTATGGCCTGCGAAATAACTCTACAG CCTTTAAGAAGATTCAACCTAGATGCAGCAATTATATTTTCTGACATCCTAGTTATTCCACAAGTTCTAGGCATGGGAGTTGATGTTGTTGAGGGAAAG GGTGTAATATTTGACTTCCTGCTGCAAACTCCCGATGACCTTGACAAGCTTCACCAGGACGCCGATGTTGTGCGCGATCTCAGTTACGTGATGGATGCAATCACCATGACGCGGCATGCACTCAATGGGCAGTGTCCACTCTTTGGATTCTCAGGGGCACCG TGGACGTTGATGAAGTTCATGATAGATGGTGGATCCCACTCTCCGCTGCCAAAGGCCCGTAAGTGGCTGGTTACCTACCCAGACGCCAGTCGGAAACTCCTACAGTTGCTATGTGAGAAAGTGGTCGACTATCTTGTGGCACAGGTCAAGGCAGGGGCACAG ATTCTGCAAGTATTTGAATCGTGTGCTGGTGAGCTGGGACCAGACCATTTTGCAGAATTCTCACTGCCTTATCTCAAGGACATAGCTTATAGGACAAAGGAAAAGCTTTGCGAAACTGGATTTGAACCTGTGCCTATG GTTGTGTTCGCAAAGGATGCCCACTTTGCTATAGATGATCTTTCAAACAGCGGTTATGACGTTGTCTCCCTTGATTGGACTATAAACCCAACACATGCAAG GCGAATAGCAGGAAAACATGTGACCTTGCAAGGAAATCTGAACCCGTGTCTTCTGTATGCTAAGGAG GGTGAGCTTAAGTCTGCAGTGAAGACTATGTTGCAGAGGTTTGGAACGCAGCGTTACATTGCCAATCTCGGACATGGCGTTCATAAAGATGTTAACCCTGACAATGTAGAGACATTTGTCAACGCAGTTCATATGTTCTCTGAGGATATAAATGCCACATCCTAG